The following proteins are co-located in the Neisseria sp. Marseille-Q6792 genome:
- the argS gene encoding arginine--tRNA ligase: MNLHQTVEHEAAAAFAAAGIANSPIVLQPTKNAEHGDFQINGVMGAAKKAKQNPRELAQKVAEALADNAVIESAEVAGPGFINLRLRPEFLAQNIQTALNDARFGVAKTAQPKTVVIDYSSPNLAKEMHVGHLRSSIIGDSISRVLAFMGNTVIRQNHVGDWGTQFGMLVAYLVEQQKDNAEFELADLEQFYRAAKVRFDEDPAFADTAREYVVKLQGGDETVLALWKQFVDISLSHAQAVYDTLGLKLRPEDVAGESKYNDDLQAVVDDLVQKGLAVEDDGAKVVFLDEFKNKEGEPAAFIVQKQGGGFLYASTDLACLRYRVGTLHADRLLYVVDHRQALHFEQLFTTSRKAGYLPENVSAAFVGFGTMMGKDGKPFKTRSGDTVKLVDLLTEAVERATALVKEKNPELGADEAAKIGKTVGIGAVKYADLSKNRTSDYVFDWDAMLSFEGNTAPYLQYAYTRVQSVFRKASEWDATAPTVLTEPLEKQLAAELLKFEDVLQSVADTAYPHYLAAYLYQIATLFSRFYEACPILKAEGASRNSRLQLAKLTGDTLKQGLDLLGIDVLDVM, encoded by the coding sequence ATGAACCTACACCAAACCGTCGAACACGAAGCCGCCGCCGCCTTTGCCGCTGCAGGCATCGCCAACAGCCCTATTGTTTTGCAGCCGACCAAAAACGCCGAACACGGCGATTTCCAAATCAACGGCGTGATGGGTGCGGCGAAAAAAGCCAAACAAAATCCGCGTGAATTGGCGCAAAAGGTCGCCGAAGCATTGGCCGACAACGCCGTGATTGAAAGCGCGGAAGTAGCCGGTCCGGGCTTTATCAACCTGCGTCTGCGCCCCGAATTTCTCGCGCAAAACATTCAGACGGCCTTGAACGACGCGCGTTTCGGCGTGGCGAAAACCGCCCAACCGAAAACCGTCGTTATCGACTATTCTTCGCCCAATCTGGCAAAGGAAATGCACGTCGGTCATCTGCGTTCCAGCATCATCGGCGACAGCATTTCGCGCGTGTTGGCATTTATGGGCAACACCGTTATCCGCCAAAACCACGTCGGCGACTGGGGTACGCAGTTCGGCATGTTGGTCGCTTATTTGGTCGAGCAGCAAAAAGACAATGCCGAGTTTGAGTTGGCGGATTTGGAGCAATTCTACCGCGCCGCCAAAGTGCGCTTTGACGAAGATCCCGCCTTTGCCGACACCGCGCGCGAATACGTCGTGAAGCTGCAAGGCGGCGATGAAACCGTATTGGCATTATGGAAACAGTTTGTCGATATTTCGCTCTCGCACGCCCAAGCCGTTTACGACACGCTGGGCTTGAAGCTGCGTCCCGAAGACGTGGCGGGCGAATCGAAATACAACGACGATTTGCAAGCCGTGGTCGATGATTTGGTTCAAAAAGGTCTGGCGGTCGAAGACGACGGCGCGAAAGTCGTATTCTTGGACGAGTTCAAAAACAAAGAAGGCGAACCCGCCGCGTTTATCGTGCAAAAACAAGGCGGCGGCTTCCTTTATGCTTCCACCGACTTGGCGTGTTTGCGCTACCGCGTCGGCACGCTTCATGCCGACCGCCTGCTGTACGTCGTCGACCATCGCCAAGCCCTGCACTTTGAGCAACTCTTTACCACTTCACGCAAAGCCGGCTATCTGCCGGAAAACGTCAGTGCGGCATTTGTCGGCTTCGGCACGATGATGGGCAAAGACGGCAAACCGTTCAAAACGCGCAGCGGCGACACCGTGAAACTGGTCGATCTGCTGACCGAAGCCGTCGAGCGCGCCACCGCTTTGGTGAAAGAAAAAAATCCCGAATTGGGCGCGGACGAAGCAGCGAAAATCGGCAAAACCGTCGGCATCGGCGCAGTCAAATACGCCGACTTGAGCAAAAACCGCACCAGTGATTATGTGTTCGACTGGGACGCCATGCTCTCGTTTGAAGGCAATACCGCCCCCTACCTGCAATACGCCTACACCCGCGTGCAAAGCGTGTTCCGCAAAGCAAGCGAATGGGACGCAACTGCGCCAACCGTTTTGACCGAACCTTTGGAAAAACAACTAGCCGCCGAGCTTCTGAAATTCGAAGACGTGCTGCAAAGCGTGGCGGACACGGCGTATCCGCACTACCTCGCCGCCTACCTCTACCAAATTGCCACCCTGTTCAGCCGCTTCTACGAAGCCTGCCCGATTTTGAAAGCCGAAGGCGCAAGCCGCAACAGCCGCCTGCAACTGGCGAAGCTGACCGGCGACACGCTGAAACAAGGCTTGGATTTGCTAGGTATTGATGTGTTAGACGTAATGTAA